In Candidatus Eisenbacteria bacterium, a genomic segment contains:
- a CDS encoding zf-HC2 domain-containing protein: protein MNCQELLEQLGDYLDEEARQELCREIEEHLERCSDCRIVVDQTRKTIVLYQADQQVELSGFAAASNRLNEALAKAYREGSESPSD from the coding sequence GTGAACTGCCAGGAACTCCTGGAACAGCTAGGCGACTATCTGGACGAGGAGGCGCGACAAGAACTCTGTCGCGAGATCGAAGAGCACCTGGAGCGCTGCAGCGACTGTCGCATCGTCGTCGACCAGACTCGCAAGACCATCGTGTTGTATCAGGCTGACCAGCAGGTGGAGCTGAGCGGATTCGCGGCGGCGTCGAATCGACTGAACGAAGCGCTCGCCAAAGCCTACCGCGAGGGGTCCGAGTCTCCTTCCGATTGA
- the ribD gene encoding bifunctional diaminohydroxyphosphoribosylaminopyrimidine deaminase/5-amino-6-(5-phosphoribosylamino)uracil reductase RibD: protein MKRALRLAERGRGHVSPNPMVGAVVVQKGRVVGEGWHRALGQAHAEAVAIERAGRYARGATLYVTLEPCAHVGRTPPCVDAILDAGIRRCVVATRDPHPIVDGRGLKRLRAAGVRVDLGLMADEARALLGGYWQVHTTGRPHVMLKLATSLDGRLAPAGGFAGRGRGRWLTGPQARRAVHQLRAQMDAIVVGAGTARADDPRLTVRGVPGARQPLRVVCDTRLGLPSTLRLFRLPLARGTVVACSEGASRKAERALTAKGVRVWRLPPGRGGVSIPALLRRLGREGAQEVLVEGGARLATSLLAARAVDRLALFVAPRVIGASGLSWCGLLPATVEGRVADQRRVGEDTWVTIEMRD, encoded by the coding sequence ATGAAGCGCGCGCTCCGCCTGGCGGAGCGCGGCCGCGGCCACGTGAGTCCGAACCCGATGGTCGGCGCGGTCGTCGTGCAGAAGGGGCGCGTGGTCGGCGAAGGCTGGCACCGGGCGCTCGGCCAGGCTCACGCCGAGGCGGTCGCCATCGAGCGCGCGGGACGTTACGCCCGCGGCGCAACCCTCTACGTCACGCTCGAGCCGTGCGCGCACGTCGGGCGAACCCCGCCGTGCGTCGACGCGATCCTCGATGCCGGGATCCGTCGCTGCGTCGTGGCCACGCGCGATCCGCATCCGATCGTCGACGGCCGAGGTCTCAAACGGCTGCGCGCCGCGGGGGTGAGGGTCGACCTCGGCCTCATGGCCGACGAGGCGCGCGCTCTGCTCGGCGGCTACTGGCAGGTCCATACCACGGGGCGGCCGCATGTGATGCTCAAGCTGGCGACGTCACTCGATGGTCGCCTGGCGCCGGCCGGCGGATTCGCCGGCCGCGGGCGTGGGCGCTGGCTCACCGGACCGCAGGCGCGCCGGGCGGTGCACCAACTCCGCGCGCAGATGGACGCGATCGTCGTCGGCGCCGGCACCGCGCGGGCGGACGATCCGCGGCTCACCGTGCGCGGGGTGCCGGGCGCGCGCCAGCCGCTCCGCGTCGTATGTGACACGCGGCTTGGGTTGCCTTCGACGCTCAGGCTGTTCCGTCTTCCGCTGGCGCGCGGCACCGTGGTGGCCTGCTCGGAGGGTGCGTCACGCAAGGCGGAGCGCGCGCTCACCGCGAAAGGCGTGCGGGTCTGGCGGCTGCCGCCCGGTCGCGGAGGCGTGTCCATTCCTGCGCTGCTGCGCCGGCTCGGCCGCGAGGGCGCGCAGGAAGTGCTGGTCGAAGGCGGCGCCCGGCTCGCCACCTCGCTGCTGGCGGCCCGTGCGGTGGACCGGCTCGCGCTGTTCGTCGCTCCGCGGGTGATCGGTGCGAGTGGCCTTTCCTGGTGCGGGCTGTTGCCCGCGACGGTCGAGGGGCGCGTGGCCGATCAACGCCGCGTCGGCGAGGACACCTGGGTCACGATCGAGATGAGGGACTGA
- a CDS encoding DUF933 domain-containing protein — MKRVGLLGLPQSGKSTVFEVILQGAGVEAKTASGRETIGVVKVPDERVDRLSALYSPKSTVHSQVQFVDTVAASSQGKPSKGPDLFASVRNCDALAAVVREFDSDPAAARRDLRTLEAELILNDLALVETRRERIEKELRIGKKQNEREHGLLVRFQQALEAEQPLRGMPLDPEEEKLVRGFQLLTMKPLLVVYNQGEAGQAPAPGDGPHTAAVGLKALLEREVLALPAAERPGFRAELGLGEDGLTTVIRACFRLLGLISFFTVGEDEVRAWTLSAGAKAVEAAGEIHTDLAKGFIRAEVIPWDKLLEVGGEKGARERGWLRLEGRDYVVQDGDCLNIRFNR; from the coding sequence ATGAAGCGCGTCGGCCTGCTCGGCCTCCCACAATCCGGCAAGTCCACGGTCTTCGAGGTCATCCTCCAGGGAGCGGGCGTCGAGGCGAAAACCGCCTCCGGGCGCGAGACCATCGGCGTGGTCAAGGTCCCCGACGAGCGGGTCGACCGGCTCTCCGCCCTCTATTCCCCGAAGAGCACCGTGCATTCGCAGGTGCAGTTCGTCGACACGGTGGCCGCCTCTTCTCAAGGCAAGCCATCGAAAGGCCCGGATCTCTTCGCCTCGGTCCGGAACTGCGACGCGTTGGCCGCCGTGGTGCGTGAGTTCGACAGCGACCCCGCGGCCGCGCGTCGCGACCTGCGCACGCTGGAAGCCGAGCTGATCCTCAACGACCTGGCGCTGGTCGAGACGCGGCGCGAGCGGATCGAGAAGGAGCTCCGCATCGGCAAGAAGCAGAACGAGCGCGAGCACGGCCTTCTCGTCCGCTTCCAGCAGGCGCTCGAAGCCGAGCAGCCGCTGCGCGGCATGCCGCTCGATCCCGAAGAGGAAAAGCTGGTCCGCGGCTTCCAGTTGTTGACGATGAAGCCCCTCCTCGTGGTGTACAACCAGGGGGAAGCGGGTCAGGCGCCGGCGCCGGGGGACGGGCCGCACACGGCCGCGGTCGGGCTCAAGGCGCTCCTCGAGCGCGAAGTGCTGGCTCTGCCGGCGGCCGAGCGGCCGGGCTTTCGCGCCGAGCTCGGGCTCGGAGAAGACGGTCTCACCACCGTGATCCGCGCTTGTTTCCGTTTGCTGGGCCTGATCTCCTTCTTCACCGTCGGCGAGGACGAGGTGCGCGCGTGGACCTTGTCGGCCGGCGCAAAGGCGGTCGAAGCGGCGGGGGAGATCCACACCGACCTGGCGAAAGGATTCATTCGCGCCGAGGTCATCCCGTGGGACAAGCTGCTCGAGGTGGGAGGTGAAAAGGGCGCGCGCGAGCGCGGCTGGCTGAGACTCGAGGGGAGGGACTATGTGGTTCAGGATGGCGACTGCCTCAACATCCGCTTCAACCGCTGA